The region acacagacacagacaccaacacagacacagacacagacacagactcagacacagacaccgacacagacacagacacagacacagacaccggcacagacacagacacagacacagacgctgacacagacacagacacagactcagacacagactcagacacagacacagacacagacaccgacacagtacactattatatttttatctattatatatttttatctaataaaaacactatctgggggcacggcagtgcccccgccaagacgagccaagcgaacaagcacgggcactacctacctaccttttctcgaagcgcttcgacgtttttttgaaccctcataacttgggtttggattatgatagatcaacaaaattttcgggatatattgtcaatagcggacttattgaacatattaagttttaattacattagcttctatacttcagattttatttatatctaaaaaacgctaatttcgtcactgactcactgatgatcatcaaaattcttaaggtatttcctaaatcctaatgtcctagaaagctgaaattttgtatgtaagctagtattagcacacaaacaacaaaaaaattataaaacttgtaactttcatcccccaaccccttaaactaggggatgggagtttgtatgagacctttaattttaaattaaattttgatgacgctagaggtctaatctaataatctaaaacttggttcccctagatatatatatgtataggtactccttgttaaaaaaaaattaaaactttaatcgacatacttataaaattttgttacaaacaacttacaaaaagaaatgaaatcccaccaaaaacattttcatgtaaaatgttgccaagacgagcccatatgactcgcactgtcaaaaagttatcagatctcatgtagagcgaagcttctaacactacacgccctaactctacaaggcctaacttcacaaactctacaccttagtcaaaatatgtggcttggccgttcgttactacaagaactattgtataacacaaaagtaatgcacagtgaattaatttttcaccttacgccgatgtgaatgtagcgaaatggccaagccacatattttgactaaggtgtagagtttgtgaagttaggccttgtagagttagggcgtgtagtgttagaagcttcgctctacatgagatctgataactttttgacagtgcgagtcatatgggctcgtcttggcaacattttacatgaaaatgtttttggtgggatttgtatttcaaataattgaaACGTTATGGATTTtgttcaagcgtagagtgaacaggtaccttctagggaagcgcgttccatctttgaccacatctcagcttaacatcaggcgagattgtggtcaagcgcttccctattaccaataaaaaaaaactcaaatgcTTCCTAtgtcaaaaattttaaatgactgtcgaaagaaataatattaagactAAGTATACAAAACCTTTTTGATTTGTATCTAGGTCAACGCGGTGTTTCGCCCAAAAatgcttttaattaaaatagattcatttcaaacgcggtttttaattttttttataatatctgtgGTAACTTTTCGCTGTGAAGAAATTAAtgacttcaatatttttcaaagttTCAAATTGTAAAGCACCATTTTCATGTTTAAAATGGATGTAATTGCTCAAGatcgatataaaaattaaatgttaatttattttaaaataattctagttgtaaatagatttttacattgcataatattatgaatggaATTGGAATGTCCGCTCCTTATTTCGCCCCGGGGCCATTTACCAAGTAAATAGTGAGCTGCGTAGATACAATGTAAAAGTAGCCGCACTCCAAGAAGTAAGATGGCCGGGCAAAGGGGAGTGTAATATTGACGATAaagcgattttgttttatagcgGTAATGACACGGGACACCATACACACGGTACTGGATTCATAGTCGCCAAAGATTTCTTACACAATGTCCTTCGCTACGACGCCGTATCTGACAGAATATCAGTACTTCGTATTAGAGGTCAATTTGCCAACATCTCCTTAGTAAATGTATATGCTCCTACAGAATTAGCGGTAGACGAAACTAAGGATCAGTTCTACGAACAGCTCGAACTGATATATGACCAATTACCGAGCTACGACATTAAAATAGTACTGGGGGATTTTAACGCCAAAATTGGAAGGGAGGATATATATGTCCCAACAATCGGAACACATAGTAAACATACACACTCTAACGACAACGGGCTAAGACTAATAAGTTTTGCCTCAGCCAAAGCCATGGTAGTCAAAAGTACTATGTTTCCGCACAAGGATATCTATAAGGGAACTTGGCGATCCCCGGATGGATACACCATCAATCAGATTGATCACGTAGCGATCGACGAGCGTCACAAAAGAACTATTGAGGATGTAAGAACTTTCCGCGGGGCAGACTGTGACAGTGATCACTACTTGCTGGGAATAAAACTCAAATTTAGAATCAAATCAgtaaaaaaacattcacaaaCTGCAGAGGACAGAATTGATATAGATAACCTAAAATCacaaaatatgaaagaaaCATTTCAATTAGAACTGAGCAATAGATTCAAAGATTTGGATATTAATGACCCTATTGACACAGTATGGGAAAATATATAGAACACGGTAAAAGAAATTGGTTTTAAAGTATTAGGGAAGGTCAAAAAGAGAAAGCGGAGGAAGTGGTGGAACCAAGAGTGTGAAGATAAAATGCAAGAAAAACGTCACTATAAGGTCCTGGCGGAGCAAGATAGGCAATGGATTGGAAAATACTCAGAATGCGGGTTACAGCTAAAGAAAGCTATCAGAAGAGCCAAAAGACAGCACTTTGATGACCTCATACAAAACATGGAGTCTTTTATACGAGCCGGTGAATCAAGGAAATTCTACAAAGAAGTTAAAGCCACAAAAAAAGGATACCAACCCACAACCCAAGTGCTGGAGGACGAAAATGGTGACCTCATCACTGATAAAGACGACATCAAGATAGCTTGGCGAGAGTATTTCCAGAACCTACTTAATTGCCCACCCCCTCAAGTTGAAATTACCAGGGTGACCGAAGACAACAAGGAAGACATACCCACTCCCACATTTGAAGAAGTGCACAAAGCAATCATGCGGctcaaaaataacaaagcacCAGGTATTGACGGCGTGCCTTCCGAAATATGGAAGCAAGGTGGGGCGGTGATTCAATCCAAGTTGTACGAAGTCCTTAGAAGAATATGGGAGGAACATATACAGCCAAAAGATTGGAATACAGGGATCATCTGCCCAGTGCATAAAAAAGGTAGCAAGAGGAAATGTAGCAACTACCGCGGAATTGCTCTGTTGCCAACAGCATATAAAATCCTGTCGTACATATTGCTGGATAGACTGGAACCCTACGCGGAAAAAATCCTCAGTGATTATCAGTGTGGGTTTCGTCGAAACCGAAGTACGATCGACCAGATTTTCCTGCTCAAACAGATCATGGAAAAGAGGTGGGAATACGCTCTGAGCATGCACGCGCTATTTGTGGATTTCGAGAAGGCTTACGACAGTATTGATAGGGGCGCCCTGTTTGCAATTTTAAAGGAACTTGGAATTCCAGCCAAACTGGTGGACTTAATTAAAACAGCTATTGGAGACAGTAACATGCGAGTGAGGGTGGGCAAAGAACAAACAGAAGAGTTTGCGGTGTTCACCGGATTAAAACAAGGCGATTCTCTGTCGCCTGTGCTATTCAATTTGGTACTGGAATATATCCTGCGGAAAATGCTTGCATTGGACTGCGGAGTGTTACTAAATGGAAAGCATTTGGTGATTGGATATGCTGACGACCTCGCATTGCTTGGTGAAAACCGTGACGAAGTGGGTAAAGCCGCTGAGACCTTAAAACAAGAAGCTGAAAAGGTCGGACTAAAAATAAACGGAAAAAAAACGGAATATCTCCATATGAAGCGCTATAGGGACACACGAACTCAACGCCAAAACCTACAGGTTGGAGATACGACGTACACGGGAGTAGCTAGCTTCAGATATCTGGGTTGCACGATAACGGATGCACACACTAGAGAggaagaaattaaaatccgcATACAAAATACCCTCAAGTGTGGTGCAGCCTTGCATAAAGTCCTCGTGTCCAGGCTTCTAAGTAAAAAAACCAAACTGCGGATATACAAAACGGTTATAAGACCAATACTTACCTATGGTTGTGAAGCCTGGACCCTAACCCAGAACGAAGAGCGTAACCTTTTAGTCACAGAACGAAAGCTTCTTAGGAAGATCTTTGGTCCTATCAGACAAGAGGATGGAAGTTGGAGAATCCGGAAGAATGCCGAATTAGAAAAACTCATGGCCGAGCCAAATATACTTGGGGAAATAAAAGCGCATCGCCTGCGTTGGCTTGGTCATGTAGAGCGAATGGGTGAGGAGCGAGGTCTGAAGAGAGCATACTTGGGCCGTCCCTCGGGCCGTCGGCCGGTGGGTCGACCCAAGTATCGCTGGCGCGATCAAGTGGAGAGGGACCTGAGTGCGATTCAAGCCAGTGAAAACTGGCAAGTGACCGCTCAGAACCGGGGAAGGTGGAGAGTTCTCGTCTCGGAGGCCAAGACCCACTTCGGGGTTTCAGCGCCACAGGAGTAAGTAgagtaagtaagtaatattatgaatgaattaATGAAAACTCTTTATTCTACACCATATAggacaattatttaaaacaatatggttgtaaataatatacctaacatTACGTTGTTTACACAATTATAACAAACTTGAATTTCAATGTtagtttgtctgtctgtttttCAATTAATGTTCAAAACTTCTATACCAATTCCGACAGGATTTCACATCCTTGCCTACGTATCTTCcaaattaatattacctattgaAGTTTAAATCAACATATATTTCCATCATGTTATTTCAAACTACCCGAGATTTTGAATAATTCACAACCaggaataatttatttataacaaataaaataaaacagtccAAGCAATTGTTTCTCAAAGCATGTACTAGAAACTATTGCGATTCTCAAAGAAAAACTATcccttttataaaaacaagagCGATCTCACGATTAGGGCGAGTGTTCACAGACGGCGATTACGTGAACGATAGCAATCTTGTTAATTGCAATCGATGAGAACTCCGCCTAACGTTAAGAAAATGAGCCACTTAGATTAATTTATATCCGTGCAATATGATTAAAATTGTTGCCGCAATCATTCTTAAGAAGCTCCATTAGAATGTTTTATAGTAGTAATCCTAAGTCTAGGTTCATAGCCGTCCGTCTGAGGAATAAAATTGCAGTCTTATTGGTTATCTGTTCtaacttaaattaaatcaattagtGGAATGAATACATATCTCCCATGTACCAGGAAAAATATAGGATTTCTCAGATAATAGTGCCCCAAAAGGtacagtaataattaattttccattGACTTTCAAACCAGTACAcacattcattaattaataaattacgcGTGTTTTAATGTTAACTACTTTATCAACTAGTACCATTAGtaagtaaacataatatactagctcAAACTTATTTACTGGCcgttaagtaataattttactaatttttgGGACAGTTTTTAAGGTCTTCTTTCCGATGTTCCTTCTTTTACATTACCAAacacaacaaaaacaattatttattgcatattataattctttttttttacctaATTATTCGATACAAGAGCACTCACGTTTGATTTATTGAGACaacacaaattaaattaagcgCACACCCACTAAAAGGAAAtatcacaattttaatttcGCCAAGCGCCgacaacaattttataatttagtgTCCCAGACGTCCAACCCTGTTTAATATTCCTCTAAAAATTCCTCCATTCTTTCAAACGAAAATGGAGATAATTTGATGAACGCTCGAGATATAATGGAGTTTCCATCGGTTATTTTTGACTTCAGTACTACAGTACTTCTGGTGGGAAAGTTGAGAAATGCTGTTGCAAATATACTTGACAAAAGTGAGAGAGTGTACTTATTCGGAAATTTCTTCTGGTATTTTAGAAGTTTGGATTTTGCTCTAATAACATTAATCGTTTTGGTCAGTATCTATACTTAATGTTGAGTAGTGCCTTTCCCCCAAGGTTGCCCAAAATAATAAAGCCTTTCCTTCAATGAATTTATTGCTCTTCACAATATATAAGTGTTATTTATGCTAGCCGTTATGCACTACTGactttttattctaataaatctaaaaagcGTCGGGgaaacaatgtggacgcacACATATACAAAAAGCTCGATCAGCGAATTGTACATGTGTGTCCCTACATTATTCCCCccctttttcaaaaaaaaaattatacactccaaaaaatacaaagacaAACACAGAAATTaccataaaatacaaatgagATAACAATGCAATACTGAATACACATATGAATTcgtaatatttcttaaatttatatcaataaaagaTATAGGTAACATCTAAACGGCTTAGcctaattaaaattgatcGGAATACACTTACTATTCACTACACGAATTTATCCATATGTTACAATTAAtacaagtttaataaaaatgctaaATGAGTGACgatattattacctatgtaatccGATATAACTTACtaagtaaataggtactaattattacaaaaacagGAAATACTAAATAAGCATCTTCAATGcgtaaaaacaaaactatcGTATTACTTTATTCTTTCGCAATTGTtacacaaaaatgtaaaatatgcacaatataatgttaatcatatttatgtaaaacataaaatgaaatgattaaacaataatatgaaacaataaaaacttttacttcAAAACGTTGTATAGtgaacaattaatataaaaatttgtataagaCGCAATATTACatgtaaacaaatataaacttacattctaacaaaaatgtatataacacacaagtataataaattgaattacatACAATACAGATAATACTTCGAATTAAAGACAATAGCTAAATACTGTGTGAAAGTactatcccaccaaaaacattttcatgtaaaatgttgccaagacgagcccatatgactcgcactgtcaaaaagttatcagatctcatgtagagccaagcttctaacactacacgccctaactctacaaggcctaacttcacaaactctacaccttagtcaaaatatgtggcttggccatttcgctacattcacatcggcgcaaggtgaaaaattaattaattcactgttcatacaatagttcttgtagtaacgaacggccaagccacatattttgactaaggaatagagtttgtgaagttaggccttgtagagttagggcgtgtagtgttagaagcttggctctacatgagatctgataactttttgacagtgcgagtcatatgggctcgtcttggcaacattttacatgaaaatgtttttggtgggatttcatttctttttgtaagttgtttgtaacaaaattttataagtcgattaaatttttatttttttttaacaaggagtacctatgcatatatatatctaggggaaccaagttttagataattagattagacctctagcgtcatcaaaatttaatttaaaattacaggtctcatacaaactcccatcccctagtttaaggggttgggggatgaaagttacaagttttataatttttttgttgtttgtgtgctaatactagcttacatacaaaatttcagctttctaggacattaggaaataccttaagaattttgatgatcatcagtgagtcagtgacgaaattagcgttttttagatataaataaaatctgaagtataaaagctaatgtaattaaaacttaatattttcaataagtccgctattggcaatatatcccgaaaattttgttgatctagcataatccaaacccaagttatgagggttcaaaaaaacgtcgaagcgcttcgagaaaaggtaggtagtgcccgtgcgcttcgcttgttcgcttggctcgtcttggcgggggcactaccgtgcccccagatatcGCAAATCGCACGGGTCCTCGGATTACGCGACCGCTCCTAGTTACGCTTATGGGTGGCGCATGCTCAACCGACTTCGATAAAGATGTGTTATGTGGAACAATATTGTTCTCAACTGTAACATcatcttttaatataaaggCTGGCTTTAACCTGTCAATGGAAACGCGTGCGACTCTATCcggaaattgtattttaaaaactttagaaCTACGTTCTAACACTTGATAAGGACCATCATAAGGCGGTTTTAGAGACCTGTGTACTGCGTCATCTCTAACAAAAACGTGACTACAACTTTGTAAATCGGAATAAACGAATATTTTCTTTGCGTTCGTCTTATCTCTCGTCGGACGATACTGAGATATAGTTTCACGGATTTTCTCTACCAA is a window of Colias croceus chromosome 17, ilColCroc2.1 DNA encoding:
- the LOC123699325 gene encoding craniofacial development protein 2-like, which gives rise to MPAAQPPAVPPAFEVRRPGYDFGGNDTGHHTHGTGFIVAKDFLHNVLRYDAVSDRISVLRIRGQFANISLVNVYAPTELAVDETKDQFYEQLELIYDQLPSYDIKIVLGDFNAKIGREDIYVPTIGTHSKHTHSNDNGLRLISFASAKAMVVKSTMFPHKDIYKGTWRSPDGYTINQIDHVAIDERHKRTIEDVRTFRGADCDSDHYLLGIKLKFRIKSVKKHSQTAEDRIDIDNLKSQNMKETFQLELSNRFKDLDINDPIDTVWENI